The region GGCGTGGGTGGCACGCAGGGCGGGTTCCAGCAGGTTGCGGCTGCCGGCCGGCGTATAGGCCGAATTATAAAGCTCGGTGTAGTCATAGCCCTGGCCCTGAGCCGGTTGGACCGGAAGCGTTTGGTAATCGGCGGGTTGTTGCAGGCGGTTGCCCAGGTAGACGACCGAAACGTCGCCATGGGGCGTCACGCGCATCACCAGTGCAGTGTGCTCGGTTTCGACGGTAATCAGCGAATCGGCCGGAGCAGCTAGGAGGGTACCTGTGCAGAGCGCCAGCAAAAACGGAAGCAAAAAACGCATAGGGGTGAGGTAGTAGGTTTCCGATGCAAAGTACAGGATCGGATGCAATTCATGTGAGTAAGCACAGCTTCTGAAGCGCGGTGCAGTGGAAGGGCTGTATTTTTTTTCGGAAAAGCACGTGGTGGATACGAGGCTACATCTTGAGCAGGATGACACCTTGCCGAACGCTGTCATCATCCATAAAAAGCGTTGTTCCTTCGAAGAAATTGCATTTGCAAGGAGAAGCCTTTCCTTCACTTGTCTTGAAATAAGGCAAATTTCTATCTTTCACACACGAACAGTTCATTCCAGGCAACGGAAGATCCGCACCTTTGGGTTGAATATTGTTAATTTTTGAATAAATATTACAATTTATAGTTAGGGGGCCTTTTGTGGTTCTCTAGAGATGTGCGTAATTACGCACCGCTTCAGTGTGAAAATGGCGCGTAACAATTCAAGAACTATTGCTACTCAAAACCTGCAGGCAGCCTTGCTGCCCATGGAAGCTTCCTCGTCTGAAGTAAAGCAGCTCGTCGAGCAGGCCTACCAGTATAACATTTTCGATGCTGACCAACTGACGCAGTACCTGGCCCTGTTACAACAGGCGAAAGCGTATTTTGGGCAGCAGGAAAGCGAGAAAGAGCGCCTGGAATGTCTGTTGGCCGAGGTTTTTGGCATTTACATGAACGGGCAGCAGCGCGAAGCGCTTCAGCAGCTAGAGGACTGCCTGCCGCAAGTCAGGGCCCTGGGCGATCCCGGGCAACTGGTGTTTGCCAAAGGAGTGGCGGGACTGATCACCTGGACGCTGGGAGACCTGACCCGCGGCATGCGGGAATTGCTGGAAGCGCTGGCCATTCTGGAAGAAACTCAGGTGACGGAAGACTGGCTTTCTACCTATTATCTATTGGGTAACCAGTACCTGGATCTGAAAGATCTGGAAAATGCCCGCCGCTGTTTCGAAAAGGGGCTGGCCTTGCCGGAGCACTACACCAATCGCGTCAGCGTCCCCATCACCCAGGCCCGCATTTACGACGGCTTGGCCAGTGTCTGCCTGTTGGAAGTAAACTACGGCCAAGCATTAACGTACCTGGCGAAAGCCCGCCACCTGCAAGAGCGGTGTCAGGACAACTACGGGCTGTCGCGCACTTTACACGATACCGCATTCATTTACCGAAAGAAAGGACTCGTTGCGCAGGCACTCGACTATTACGGCCAAAGTCTGGCGTTGCGGCGGAAAGCTTCTCTGAAAAATGGGTTGGTTACGACCCTGACGCATCTGGGCGAGTTTCACCTGGAGTTGGGCAAGCCGGACCTCGCGTTTCCGCTGTTGGAAGAAGGGTTGCAATGGGCGCGTCAGGTAGGGGTGCAGAGTAAGGTGTGTACGCTGTACCACCTCCTGAGTCGGTACTATAAGCTAGCGGGCGATGCACCCCGCGCACTGGAATGCCTGGAAGAGTACCTGGCCTTACGCGACCACATGGCGAGCGACGAAGTGCAGATGCAACTCAAGCGCCTTTCCATTCGGCATGAGCTGGAGAAGAGCGAACGCGAAGCCGAAATTCACCGCTTGCGCCACACGGAACTGAAGGCGGCTTACGACGAAATCAGTCAGATCAACGAACATCTGAAAGAGGTCATT is a window of Catalinimonas alkaloidigena DNA encoding:
- a CDS encoding tetratricopeptide repeat protein, giving the protein MEASSSEVKQLVEQAYQYNIFDADQLTQYLALLQQAKAYFGQQESEKERLECLLAEVFGIYMNGQQREALQQLEDCLPQVRALGDPGQLVFAKGVAGLITWTLGDLTRGMRELLEALAILEETQVTEDWLSTYYLLGNQYLDLKDLENARRCFEKGLALPEHYTNRVSVPITQARIYDGLASVCLLEVNYGQALTYLAKARHLQERCQDNYGLSRTLHDTAFIYRKKGLVAQALDYYGQSLALRRKASLKNGLVTTLTHLGEFHLELGKPDLAFPLLEEGLQWARQVGVQSKVCTLYHLLSRYYKLAGDAPRALECLEEYLALRDHMASDEVQMQLKRLSIRHELEKSEREAEIHRLRHTELKAAYDEISQINEHLKEVISYVEERNQQISAHKEEIEAQSEQLRCANEAITELNQQLEDKVRERTASLAQQNQLFKEYAELNAHKVRGPLARILGLLQLVRIELVKPEELPTILGHLEHSAQELDQVVTLMNEVLSKSR